The window TGGCATTACGGCGCTGGGTGCTGTCTACTTCTTCTAAACCAATGCCGTAAACTTTCGCGGCGGTAGCGGTGTGGATATCAATATTATCAACAAAGGCCTGGCGCATGTTGGGGTCTTTACTAATTTCGGCAATGATGCGCAGCTCTATCTGCGAATAATCGGCAGATACGATGCTGTGGTTTTCATCGCGCGGAATAAAGGCTTTCCTTACCTCGCGGCCACGCTCGGTACGTATAGGTATGTTTTGCAGGTTGGGGTTGTTGCTGCTTAGCCTGCCTGTCGCGGCTACCGCCTGGTTATAGCTGGTATGCACGCGGCCGGTTTTAGGGTTCACCATGGTTGGCAGCGCATCTACGTAGGTTGATTTGAGTTTTTGCAGCTGCCTAAAATCCAGTATATCCCTTACAATATCGCTTTTGGCCGCTAAGGATAGCAGCACGTCCTCGCCGGTTTGGTATTGGCCTGTTTTGGTTTTTTTTGCTTTAGGATCGAGCATTAGTTTCTCGAACAACACCTCGCCTAATTGCTTTGGCGATGCGATGTTGAAACGTACTCCCGCTTTTTCAAAAACGGTTTTCTCTAAAACGGCAATATCGATCTCTAATAATTTAGAGAACTCGCGCAGGGTATCGTGGTCAATTTTTACCCCTTCGTGCTCAATATCGGCCAGTACATATATCAGCGGGTTCTCTATTTTATGCAGCAGGTCTTCGGCCTCTACCTCTTTTATCTTAGGCTCAAATATGGTGCGCAATTGCAGGGTTACATCGGCATCTTCGGCGGCATAGTCCTTTATCTTTTCAATCTCCACATCGCGCATATTGCCCTGATTTTTACCTTTAGGTCCAATTAGCTCGGTGATAGAAACAGGCTTGTAGCTTAGGTAATTCTCCGACAGGATATCCATGTTATGGCGGGTATCGGGGTCTATTACGTAATGCGCCATCATGGTATCAAACAGGTCGCCCTTCATCTCTACATTGTACCATTTCAGCATCAATATATCAAACTTTAGGTTTTGGCCAGTTTTGCCAATGTTGGGATCTTCAAATACAGGTTTAAACTCGGCTACTATTTTTATAACCTCCTGCTCATCTGCCGGCACCGGCACATACCACGCCTGGTGGTGTTTCACCGCGAACGATAAGCCCACCAACTCGCAATGGTTGGCATCGGTACCAGTAGTTTCGGTATCAAAACAAAAGTGTTTTTGCTGCTTAAGTACGTTGATCAGTTCGGCGCGCTTTTCAAAGGTATCGGCTAAAATATACTCGTGCGTTACAGTGTTGATGTTTTTGATATCAACAGGCTCGGGTGCTTCGTAAATGTCCTGCACATCAACCGATAGGGTAGTGCGGCCATCAGCAACGGGGTTACCAAACAGGTCGGTTTGCATGCTCACGGCGCGGGTTTCGGTAATGCTAAAGTCGTCGCCAAACACACGGCGCCCCAGGGTACGGAATTCCAGTTCGGCAAACAATGGCTCCAGCAGATCTTTGCTTGGAGCACACATTTCTAAACCCGCTTCGTCCAGCTCAACCGGCGAGTTTAGGTTGATAGTTGCCAACCGTTTAGACATCAGCCCCTGCTCGGCATACTGTTCTACGTTTTCGCGCAGCTTGCCTTTTAATTCGTGGCTATGGGCTATTATCTCTTCAACCGAGCCATATTGTTTAATAAGCAGCTTTGCTGTTTTTTCGCCCACGCCGGGTATACCGGGTATGCCGTCTACCGCATCACCCCAAAGGCCCAAAATATCAATCACCTGTTCGGGGCGTTCAATTTCCCATTTCTCCAGCACTTCTTTTACGCCCAGTATTTCCATATCGTTACCCATACGGGCAGGTTTGTATATGCGGATGTTTTCAGACACCAGCTGCGCAAAATCCTTATCGGGGGTCATGCAGTAAACCTGGTAACCTTTTTGTTCAGCTTTTTTGGCCAGGGTGCCTATAATGTCGTCAGCCTCGTACCCGTCAGATGTTATCAACGGAATGTTAAAGCCCAGCACAACTTTAAATATGTAAGGCAAGGCTTTGCTCAAATCTTCGGGCATAGCCTCGCGATGGGCCTTGTATTTTTCGTATTCGGTATGGCGGTCGGTTGGTGCATCGGTATCAAAAACTACGGCCATGTGGGTTGGCTTTTCCTTTTTTAATACCTCCAGCAGGGTGTTGGTAAAACCCATTACCGCCGACGTATTTAAGCCGCCCGATGTAAAACGCGGCGATTTACTTAAAGCAAAATGTGCCCGGTATATAAGGGCCATACCATCCAATAGAAAAAGCTTCTTCATGATAATTTATGATTGCACCGATTGTTTTTGTGATTACACCGATGAGGTTGTTCGTTTCAAAAATACGATTATGTTTTTCATCAGATTTAAATCTGTGAAATCTTTTTAGGATCTGAAATATCTACCTGAAAGCGCATTCGGGAACATGATCGTTCACCATGCCGGTAGCCTGCGTGTAGGCATAGCAAATGGTAGTGCCAAAAAACTTAAAACCCCGCTTTTTCATATCCTTGCTTATCGCGTCAGATTCGGGCGTGCTTACTTTAGGGCCATCATAGCGGGTAATGGGCTTGCCATCGGGCATAAAGCTGTACAGGTAATTATAAAACGAACCAAACTCTTTTTGCACCTCTATAAATAATTGCGCGTTACGAATAGCCGCCGACACTTTTAAACGATTGCGGATAATCCCCTCATCCTGCAATAAACGCTGTTGGTCTTCTTGGGTAAAAGCAGCCACTTTGTGCACATCAAAATTGGCAAAGGCTTTGCGGTAACCCTCGCGGCGGCGTAAAATGGTTATCCAGCTTAAACCTGCCTGTGCCGATTCGAGCGTTAAAAACTCAAACAGTGTTTTATCATCATGTACTACCTTACCCCATTCCTCGTCGTGGTATTTCATGTACAAGGGGTCGGTTCCGCACCAGTGGCACCTTTTTAAGTTATCAGTTGGAGGTTTTAAGTTGGCAGTTGGCATACGTCTAAATTAGCTTAATTTATTACAAGTTTGTTTATAGCTGTAAACTGTTTACTGCAAACCGCCAACTCCATTCAACTCATCCCAATACTCCACCGCGCGGCGGTAATGCGGTATCACTATCGAGCCGCCCACCAGGTTGGCTATCATAAACACCTCGTTCATTTCGTTGTGCTGTACACCGGCTTCGTGACATTTGCCCAGGTGGTATTTTATGCAATCGTCGCAACGCAATACCATTGATGCCACCAGGCCCAGCATTTCTTTTGTTTTAACATCCAGCGCGCCATCGGCGTAAGTGGTGGTATCTAAGGCGAAAAACCGCTTAATGTTGGTGTTGGCAGTCTCCATTATCCTATCGTTCATTTTGGTACGATAGGCTTCAAAATCGTTTATAAGTTGTCCCATGAAATTAAAAATCCCCCTCCTGATTACGGTTAAAAATGATATTTTTACAAACCTAACCTTAACAAATGAAATACTTTTATACCCTACTAATTTTTTCTTTAATTCCCTCGTTTTTACTGGCTCAACGAAATTACAAACCTGGCTATATTGTAAGCCTTAGCGGCGATACCATTAAGGGCAGTATAGATTACCGCGAGTGGGACAATAATCCTAAAAGCATCACTTTTAAAAGCATTGGCAAGGCAGAGGGTAAATATGCTGTTAACAATATTAAAGCATTTGGTGTAGATAAAGCAGAGTATTTTGAACGTTTTGTAACTATTGTAAGCCAAAATCCGGTAGGTGTAGGTAATATTACTGTTCAGGCTGAAATTAAAAATTTAACCGATACGCTTTTTTTAAAGATTATTTCAAAAGGCTCAAAAGTAACTTTATATACCTACACCGATAAAATAAAAACAAGGTATTACATTGCCGAGAGCGGAGCCAATGCAGAAGAATTAATATATGGGCAGTACCTTGATAGCG is drawn from Inquilinus sp. KBS0705 and contains these coding sequences:
- a CDS encoding DNA-3-methyladenine glycosylase I, which produces MPTANLKPPTDNLKRCHWCGTDPLYMKYHDEEWGKVVHDDKTLFEFLTLESAQAGLSWITILRRREGYRKAFANFDVHKVAAFTQEDQQRLLQDEGIIRNRLKVSAAIRNAQLFIEVQKEFGSFYNYLYSFMPDGKPITRYDGPKVSTPESDAISKDMKKRGFKFFGTTICYAYTQATGMVNDHVPECAFR
- a CDS encoding carboxymuconolactone decarboxylase family protein, producing MGQLINDFEAYRTKMNDRIMETANTNIKRFFALDTTTYADGALDVKTKEMLGLVASMVLRCDDCIKYHLGKCHEAGVQHNEMNEVFMIANLVGGSIVIPHYRRAVEYWDELNGVGGLQ
- the polA gene encoding DNA polymerase I, which translates into the protein MKKLFLLDGMALIYRAHFALSKSPRFTSGGLNTSAVMGFTNTLLEVLKKEKPTHMAVVFDTDAPTDRHTEYEKYKAHREAMPEDLSKALPYIFKVVLGFNIPLITSDGYEADDIIGTLAKKAEQKGYQVYCMTPDKDFAQLVSENIRIYKPARMGNDMEILGVKEVLEKWEIERPEQVIDILGLWGDAVDGIPGIPGVGEKTAKLLIKQYGSVEEIIAHSHELKGKLRENVEQYAEQGLMSKRLATINLNSPVELDEAGLEMCAPSKDLLEPLFAELEFRTLGRRVFGDDFSITETRAVSMQTDLFGNPVADGRTTLSVDVQDIYEAPEPVDIKNINTVTHEYILADTFEKRAELINVLKQQKHFCFDTETTGTDANHCELVGLSFAVKHHQAWYVPVPADEQEVIKIVAEFKPVFEDPNIGKTGQNLKFDILMLKWYNVEMKGDLFDTMMAHYVIDPDTRHNMDILSENYLSYKPVSITELIGPKGKNQGNMRDVEIEKIKDYAAEDADVTLQLRTIFEPKIKEVEAEDLLHKIENPLIYVLADIEHEGVKIDHDTLREFSKLLEIDIAVLEKTVFEKAGVRFNIASPKQLGEVLFEKLMLDPKAKKTKTGQYQTGEDVLLSLAAKSDIVRDILDFRQLQKLKSTYVDALPTMVNPKTGRVHTSYNQAVAATGRLSSNNPNLQNIPIRTERGREVRKAFIPRDENHSIVSADYSQIELRIIAEISKDPNMRQAFVDNIDIHTATAAKVYGIGLEEVDSTQRRNAKAVNFGIIYGQSAFGLSQNLGIPRKEAAEIIENYFAQYPGIKQYMADTMNFARENGYVTTLMGRRRYLRDINSANQTVRGFAERNAINAPIQGSAADMIKIAMINIHREFKALKLDARMTMQVHDELVFDVPNHEIEIVKPIILENMKNAIKTEVPIMVEIGTGLNWLEAH